Proteins from a genomic interval of Thermoanaerobacterium thermosaccharolyticum DSM 571:
- the thiI gene encoding tRNA uracil 4-sulfurtransferase ThiI: protein MDIILIKYGELALKGDNRAFFENKLVKNIKEALKGYDGIKVEKTHGRIYVECDGNVNEVIDKLKKVFGIVGITVAKKVDLDLDAIYNAAIELMRSYSGKSFKVETRRPNKSFPYESMEISRMVGGKILQNVEDVHVDVHNPDIVLNIEIREKAYLYSGITDGIGGMPLGTNGRAVVLLSGGIDSPVAAWMMMKRGVEIEAVYFHSPPYTQERAKDKVIDLCKKLSEYGQDIYLHVVNFTDFQLAIYDKCPPKMTTIIMRRMMMRVAENIANKYGAKALITGESLGQVASQTIESLYCTNEVTHMPVFRPLIGMDKSEIVEISKKIGTYDISIRPYEDCCTIFVPKHPIIKPDLEEVIDGEKNIDYEKFIDSLVIDQIKIKQDS, encoded by the coding sequence ATGGATATAATTCTTATAAAGTATGGAGAATTAGCACTAAAAGGCGATAATAGAGCATTTTTTGAGAATAAACTTGTTAAAAATATCAAAGAAGCATTAAAAGGTTATGATGGAATAAAAGTAGAGAAGACCCATGGTAGAATATACGTAGAATGTGACGGAAATGTAAATGAGGTTATAGATAAGCTTAAAAAAGTTTTTGGCATAGTTGGTATAACTGTAGCGAAAAAGGTTGATTTGGATCTTGATGCAATATACAATGCAGCGATTGAGCTTATGAGAAGCTATTCAGGTAAGAGTTTTAAAGTAGAGACTAGGAGACCCAATAAATCATTTCCTTATGAGAGTATGGAAATAAGCAGGATGGTTGGAGGTAAAATCTTACAGAACGTAGAAGATGTTCATGTTGATGTGCATAATCCCGACATCGTCTTAAATATAGAAATACGGGAGAAGGCTTATTTGTATTCTGGTATAACAGATGGAATAGGTGGTATGCCACTTGGGACAAATGGTAGGGCAGTTGTTCTTTTGTCAGGTGGAATAGACAGCCCTGTTGCTGCTTGGATGATGATGAAAAGAGGAGTAGAAATAGAAGCTGTGTATTTTCATAGCCCGCCTTATACACAAGAGAGAGCAAAAGACAAGGTTATAGATTTGTGTAAGAAACTTTCAGAATATGGGCAAGATATATACTTGCATGTAGTTAATTTTACGGATTTTCAGCTTGCCATATATGATAAATGCCCTCCAAAGATGACGACTATAATAATGAGAAGGATGATGATGAGGGTTGCTGAAAATATTGCCAATAAGTACGGAGCAAAAGCGCTTATAACAGGTGAAAGCCTAGGACAGGTAGCAAGCCAAACCATAGAAAGCTTGTACTGTACAAATGAGGTAACACATATGCCTGTGTTTAGACCATTAATTGGAATGGATAAAAGTGAGATAGTGGAAATATCCAAAAAAATTGGGACTTACGACATATCAATAAGACCTTATGAAGACTGCTGTACAATTTTTGTTCCGAAGCATCCTATAATAAAGCCAGATTTAGAGGAAGTCATTGATGGTGAAAAAAATATTGACTATGAAAAATTTATAGATAGTTTAGTAATAGACCAAATTAAGATAAAACAAGATAGTTAA